Part of the Peromyscus leucopus breed LL Stock chromosome 6, UCI_PerLeu_2.1, whole genome shotgun sequence genome, ATGGCATTCTCTCTGATCTTCATGACCAGTAACACGGGGAACAAGGAGGCGTCCGGGAGAGTCTTCAGCTTGTTTCTGGAAATATAGAGCTCTTGAAGCCGaggcaaagacaaagaaaacgaATTGAGGTTGTTGTTACTAACATCCAACACCTCCAGCGTCCGAGGGATGCACGTTTTTACAGCCTGTATCCCTGTACTGGACAAGTTCAGGAAGCGCATCTTTTCTGGCCACTGACAGGTGTCAGGCATAGGATGAAGGCTGTTCCTGCTGATGTCAAGGGCAGTCAGGTTTTTCAGAGTCAGTaaaatctttccagtcttttcTATTGACCTCAaatgattctgtctcaaaattaaagttTGTAGAGAAGGCCAGGCGCTCTCACAGGCTGAGTTTCTCAAATATTCTTCAACCATCAAATTTTCACTGAGGTCCAAGAATTCTAATGATTTTAAGTGCCGTGAAAACAGGCAAGGGACCAGAAAGACCTTGCTGTTCTCTACTGTGATTCGCTTAACTTTCTCCAGGAGGGGATATACGCTACTCAGATcataaaatgaatagaatttGGGGATGTGCAACCTCCGTATCGTTAGTGTTTCTACTTTGCCTAGCTCTCTCACGATGTCTGACTCAGATGGCTTAAAATCGCCCACTCCATTGAGGGTGCAGTCATCAAATTCAACCTCCGACAGTTCCGGGACATACTGCAACAGCTTCAGAAGTTCATTAAAACTTGCGTCAGTGATATCTGCACTTCGGAATGCTAGCTTTTTCATCGGTGAATTTATTTCATCCGTGGACAGCTCTGAAAAGTGGAAGCTGGCCAAGCTAGCATCCCTCACTTCTAAATATCGTACAGAACTCAGAATATCTGCAAAAATCCTCAGCAGGAAAGCAGGCTGGCTCAGGTGAAGGGTCAGGTGGCGGATGTTTTGAATCGACTTCAGACTTTGGGGCTCATAATTCTGGAGACTTGGCACTTGGATTTCAAGTTCGTCCAGAGAATTCAGTCCAGCAAAATCTATTCTGCTAATCCCGCTAAAGGTGGCAACATTTCCTACCCTGAGGGTTTGTAAATTTGTGAGGCTGGAAAAGAGTGACGTTTCCCCCAGTATCCTGTAAGGATTTCCCAGTAAGTTTAAGTATCTCAAAGAGGACAGGGGCCTGAACCAGGAGGAAGATAAGCTGGATAAGTGGTTATCAGACAAGTCCAAATGTTCAAGACGACTCAGGGAAGAAAAGGCACCTTCCGCTATTGTGTTGATTCCACTGGACTGCAGCATCAGAACCTGGAGGTTCACACACCCCCGCAGGTCATCATGGCCAATGGAAGTGATCTTGTTGTGAGACAGGTCAAGGCTCCTCATGGCTGCTGTGAGTCCTGAGGGAATGGAGGTGAAAGACTTGGAGTGGCCAtcacacacaccagcagcatCACATGACAGAGGTGCCTGAGCAGAACAGCCCTCCCTGGAGAGGCCTGTCACGGCCACCAAGATCCAGAAGGTCCACAGAGCACGTAGCATCCTCCAAGATTTGACCTTAAAATGAAGGACGCATATATGAGTGATCAGTTGTATGGTGATTCTCACTCTCGTGTGCATCTCCCCGCTCTCAAGTGCATGTGTACAAGCAATGCGTTAGAGGCAAATGCATGAATGAGGACTAAAACTTAATTTCCTGATATATACAATAGCACTCACAGATATTCGTCTGCCAGTGAAGGAACTTAAAAACACAGtcatctgaggaaaaaaaaaaaaaaaagcaggactcAGTAAGCACGGGTCGAACAATAAACCAACGAATACATGGAGGAATGAACAAGCAAATAGTTAAAGACATGAACTAGACTTGGCCATATGGGCTTTTAGGTTTCTTTAATACCCCTGGCATGCCTCATCAAGCATGTCTCTTCCTTGATTCGTTGCGCCCTTGGCTCATGATCCCACAGGACTAAACCACCTCTCTTATTAGGCACGTGCACCAAATGAAGGTCCGGAAATAGCCCattctctgaccaaaagcaaagtTTCAGGCCCGCTAAGTCTGCCTTGCATCTACTACTATCGGACAGGAGGATGGTTTGGAGCCCTAGGCAGAGGGAGTTTGCTGAGATGAGGGGCATTTAGATCTTCTCTTTCTGCAGAGGCAAGTCCAAAAGGCTATGTCCAAACCCACAGGGACTGCTTAGATGAATGTGAATGAAACATGGCAGTTTGTCTCGCTTCGCCAATACGCTTCCATGGGAGAATCCAACACTTTTCTCCCAGTGTACCTTCTGGGCCCGATACCCTGTAGCTATTCCGTGCGCCCATGTACCATAGCCATATCTGCTCAGTTAAATAACACCACGATTTTCCAAAATACTTTctgcacttatttattttgaggaggAGGGGCATACATGTGCCacaacacatgtgtggaggtcagaggacaatctgacaaagcctgttctttctttctaccttgtggattctggaaattgaactcaggtcatcaggcctggtggcaagcacttactttattatatatatatgaatgttttacttgaatatgtatacatgtgcaccgTGTGGACAGTGCCCTAGGAAGccaaaaaaaaaggcagcagATTGCCCATAACCATGTGGGCATtaggaaccgaacccaggtcctctggaagaacagcaagtgtgtTTTATGGCTAATCTATTTCTCTAGCCCTTATAGCTTTCTCTTGATAACTAGTGGTGCATTTGCCCTTTTGATTTTTAGTGTCCTTAAGAAATGTGTCTCTTGGAATCAGCAGGTAACAGGCCTGGGATAGAGCTCATCAGCAGAGTGCTTTGCTAGTGCACACAGATGCCTttatttgatccccagcactgaatgacagggcacagtggtgcacactgtgatcccagtactccggagggggaggcaggaggagcagaagttcaaagtcatccacagccaagttcaaggccagcccatgATGGATCAGACCATCTCAAAAAGATAAACTAGCAGATGATTTCTAGGTTGTGCATGTTAAGTTGACATTTCTAGGTTGTAGATGTTAAGATGTTAAATGAACTCCCTCTTATTCAGTATAATTAATATTTTGAGGTTTCCAATCATTGCCTATGTACTTTTTATTCTCCCCCTACTTTGTGTGTTCTCTCTTAACTTGACTTCCTTAAACATGGGGGAGTGATTTTTACATTGGGCATTTACCCAGTTTAAATGTTAATTCACTTACAAATTTAGAAGTACAAAAAGGTTAACTGATAGCTTAGATACTTCCAAAACATACTGTCAACATCTGGCAATTTTcgtaaaaattaaaagtttaaggtgcaaatgttcttttctgttcttggaaCAGAAAGAAACTTGGAATATGGCGAAATAAGACACTTCCCAATAGTCATGATGTTCGCTATTTCCCGTTAGGGGAGAAAGAGGGTCACTCTGTCTAAGCCAAGCCTCCCCACCCATCTTTTGTTCTTTGCTAAAGATTCGgcaatactcgggaggcagagccaggcggatctttgtgagttcgaggccagcctggtctacagagcaagatccaggaaaggcgcaaagctacacagagaaaccctgtctcaaaaaaccaaaaaaaaaaaaaaagattcggCAACACAGGCAAGACCTTCTGTCAGATCAGCAAGCTGAGCGTTTTACATCCGAAGTAATTTCTcttttttgaaaacagaaaaaaaaaaaaaaaaaaaaaaaaaaaaaaaaaacttttcccagCGTCTAAGATACAAGGTTCTCGTTTATGGAACCGAAGAAGCCTTAAGGTCCCCTTCAGAGAGTCCTTATGTGAAGAACTCCACACACTGTGTTTGCACGCGGTTTCGTTAAGCTGTTTTCTGACTAGAGATGCAAGGATGCTTCAGAGGTAaggaacacagagaagagaagccCCGACACACAGAAGCAAGATCACAGTTAGAAAGGAGTAGTCTGTGCACCGCCTC contains:
- the Tlr2 gene encoding toll-like receptor 2: MLRALWTFWILVAVTGLSREGCSAQAPLSCDAAGVCDGHSKSFTSIPSGLTAAMRSLDLSHNKITSIGHDDLRGCVNLQVLMLQSSGINTIAEGAFSSLSRLEHLDLSDNHLSSLSSSWFRPLSSLRYLNLLGNPYRILGETSLFSSLTNLQTLRVGNVATFSGISRIDFAGLNSLDELEIQVPSLQNYEPQSLKSIQNIRHLTLHLSQPAFLLRIFADILSSVRYLEVRDASLASFHFSELSTDEINSPMKKLAFRSADITDASFNELLKLLQYVPELSEVEFDDCTLNGVGDFKPSESDIVRELGKVETLTIRRLHIPKFYSFYDLSSVYPLLEKVKRITVENSKVFLVPCLFSRHLKSLEFLDLSENLMVEEYLRNSACESAWPSLQTLILRQNHLRSIEKTGKILLTLKNLTALDISRNSLHPMPDTCQWPEKMRFLNLSSTGIQAVKTCIPRTLEVLDVSNNNLNSFSLSLPRLQELYISRNKLKTLPDASLFPVLLVMKIRENAISAFSKDQLGSFPKLETLEAGGNHFICSCELLSFTMEQSAPLQVLADWPDSYLCDSPPRLRGQRVRDARPSVLECHQALLVSGVCCALLLLILLIVGLCHHFHGLWYLRMMWAWLQAKRKPKKAPCRDICYDAFVSYSQQDSHWVENLMVRQLENADPRFKLCLHKRDFVPGKWIIDNIIDSIERSRKTVFVLSENFVRSEWCKYELDFSHFRLFDENNDSGILVLLEPIEKKAIPQRFCKLRKIMNTKTYLEWPRDEAQQDVFWVNLRTAIKS